One Oryzomonas sagensis DNA segment encodes these proteins:
- a CDS encoding exosortase system-associated protein, TIGR04073 family — MRRIRSLTAAGLLLAVSLCAQPSRATDQFKTVETSTPQEVVGGMSVKMVRGVSNVTLGWWELPKQVYQTFHEDGVGMGLTVGPLKGIGMTLVRTLSGVGEVITFPFPFPGFYAPYFEPEYVWQKERK, encoded by the coding sequence ATGCGGCGGATTCGTTCCCTGACGGCAGCGGGCCTCCTCCTGGCGGTAAGCCTCTGTGCGCAACCGTCCCGCGCCACGGACCAGTTCAAAACGGTGGAGACCTCGACACCCCAGGAGGTGGTCGGGGGGATGTCTGTCAAGATGGTTCGCGGGGTATCCAATGTTACTCTGGGATGGTGGGAGTTGCCGAAGCAGGTCTATCAGACTTTTCACGAGGATGGGGTCGGGATGGGACTCACCGTCGGGCCTCTCAAGGGGATCGGCATGACGCTGGTCAGAACGTTGAGCGGCGTGGGCGAGGTCATCACCTTCCCTTTTCCCTTCCCCGGTTTTTATGCCCCCTATTTCGAACCGGAATACGTCTGGCAGAAGGAACGGAAATAG
- a CDS encoding exosortase system-associated protein, TIGR04073 family has protein sequence MKTNLLLSVMLLAVVLTVPVMARADQQPEMIAEKMAVKFTRGVTNFATSIVEIPKQSVLTVRDMGKVGYVVGPLKGIGMTLYRGFIGVTEAVFFLVPQPGYYDPMIDPAYVWEGWEPKRDTSAVSSQSVTEPSQQEAH, from the coding sequence ATGAAGACGAACCTGCTGCTTTCCGTTATGCTACTGGCCGTCGTACTGACGGTTCCGGTTATGGCCCGAGCCGATCAGCAGCCTGAGATGATCGCCGAAAAGATGGCCGTCAAATTTACCCGCGGCGTAACCAATTTTGCCACCAGCATTGTCGAAATCCCCAAGCAGTCGGTACTGACCGTCCGCGATATGGGAAAGGTCGGGTATGTCGTCGGTCCGCTCAAGGGGATCGGCATGACGCTGTACCGGGGATTCATCGGCGTGACGGAGGCGGTTTTTTTCCTTGTCCCCCAACCCGGTTACTACGACCCCATGATCGACCCGGCCTACGTGTGGGAAGGGTGGGAGCCCAAACGGGATACGTCGGCAGTTTCCTCCCAAAGCGTTACGGAGCCTTCCCAGCAGGAGGCGCACTAG
- the galU gene encoding UTP--glucose-1-phosphate uridylyltransferase GalU: MKVKKAVFPVAGLGTRFLPATKSSPKEMLPLIDKPLVQYVVEEAVASGIEQILFVTGRGKRAIEDHFDISIELESHLEEQGKLATLKAIREIAKMLDIFYVRQKKALGLGHAILCAKDFVGNEPFAVLLGDDIIDSKRPCLRQLLDVFEERAGSVLALEQVPLENISSYGCVKADRLSERVFKIEDMVEKPKREEAPSDMAIIGRYVLTPRIFGILEQQEPGKGGEIQLTDAILKLSKEESVYGCLFEGLRHDCGDKLGFLKATVDMALKRSEFKVEFERYLHQRLAQ; the protein is encoded by the coding sequence ATGAAAGTCAAGAAAGCGGTATTCCCGGTCGCCGGACTCGGCACCAGATTTCTACCCGCCACCAAATCCTCACCCAAGGAAATGCTGCCGTTGATCGATAAGCCGCTGGTGCAGTACGTGGTCGAGGAGGCGGTTGCTTCGGGAATCGAGCAGATTCTGTTCGTCACCGGCAGGGGCAAGCGGGCCATTGAAGACCATTTCGACATCTCCATCGAACTGGAGTCGCATCTGGAGGAACAGGGGAAACTGGCGACCCTGAAGGCAATCCGCGAAATCGCGAAGATGCTCGATATTTTCTACGTCCGCCAAAAAAAGGCGCTCGGGCTAGGGCACGCCATCCTCTGCGCCAAGGACTTTGTGGGCAACGAGCCTTTTGCCGTCCTTCTGGGTGACGATATTATCGACAGCAAACGCCCCTGTTTGCGGCAACTGCTGGATGTCTTCGAAGAGCGTGCAGGTTCGGTGCTGGCGCTTGAGCAGGTCCCCCTGGAGAATATCTCCTCCTACGGCTGCGTAAAGGCGGACCGGTTATCCGAGCGTGTCTTCAAGATCGAGGACATGGTGGAGAAGCCCAAACGGGAGGAGGCGCCTTCGGACATGGCCATTATCGGCCGTTACGTCCTGACGCCGCGGATTTTCGGGATTTTGGAGCAACAGGAACCGGGCAAGGGGGGGGAGATCCAGCTTACCGACGCCATCCTCAAACTTTCAAAGGAAGAATCGGTGTACGGCTGTCTTTTCGAGGGATTGCGCCACGACTGCGGCGACAAATTGGGCTTTCTCAAGGCCACGGTGGACATGGCCCTGAAACGGAGCGAGTTCAAGGTCGAGTTCGAGCGCTACCTGCATCAGAGACTGGCGCAGTAA
- a CDS encoding FmdB family zinc ribbon protein, whose amino-acid sequence MPVYEYCCSACNHQFELRQKFSDPPASECPKCGGAVQKLISSTSFSLKGDGWFKEGYCHKADGPKPAACAGGSCCGGH is encoded by the coding sequence ATGCCTGTCTACGAATATTGTTGTTCAGCCTGCAACCACCAGTTCGAGCTTCGTCAGAAATTTTCCGATCCGCCGGCCAGTGAATGCCCCAAGTGCGGCGGGGCCGTGCAAAAACTGATATCCTCCACCTCGTTCAGCCTGAAGGGTGATGGCTGGTTCAAAGAGGGATACTGCCACAAAGCGGATGGTCCCAAGCCCGCGGCCTGCGCAGGCGGAAGCTGTTGCGGGGGACACTGA
- a CDS encoding NADH peroxidase: MKKFVCTICGYVHEGDAPPAECPQCKAPAEKFVLKDDLDLSWADEHRIGVAQGVDQEIIEGLRSNFMGECTEVGMYLAMSRQADREGHPEVAEAYKRIAFEEAEHAAKFAELLGEVVKADTKANLTVRIEAENGACKGKKELATKAKQLNYDAIHDTVHEMCKDEARHGQVFAGLLKRYF, encoded by the coding sequence ATGAAGAAATTCGTCTGTACCATCTGCGGCTATGTTCACGAGGGGGATGCTCCACCGGCCGAGTGTCCCCAATGCAAGGCTCCGGCGGAGAAATTCGTCCTGAAAGACGACCTCGACCTTAGCTGGGCCGACGAACACCGGATCGGTGTCGCACAAGGAGTCGATCAGGAGATTATCGAAGGTCTCAGAAGCAACTTCATGGGCGAATGCACCGAAGTCGGCATGTATCTGGCCATGAGTCGTCAGGCTGACCGCGAAGGACATCCCGAAGTTGCCGAGGCCTATAAACGGATCGCTTTCGAGGAAGCAGAGCATGCCGCCAAGTTTGCCGAGTTGCTGGGAGAAGTCGTCAAAGCCGACACCAAGGCAAACCTTACGGTGCGTATTGAAGCCGAAAACGGGGCCTGCAAGGGCAAAAAAGAGTTGGCGACCAAGGCCAAGCAACTCAATTACGATGCCATTCATGACACCGTTCATGAGATGTGCAAGGACGAGGCCCGCCACGGGCAAGTCTTCGCCGGGCTGTTGAAACGCTACTTCTGA
- a CDS encoding DNA polymerase domain-containing protein: MQMSDMGHNPLLFGHDNRTGIIAVEPAGPFMRLFFRTGHGVQFHDEPFRPFILLSDPALVSGCRAPCSVRQLAGDDFYRFQLLFDSWGDCLTARDFLAAKTGVPAGSAAAPYLFISDLSHQYLLATGATLFKGLEFGDLRCLALDIETYCAEGFEFSNPKRREDRIVSIALKDSHGQETVLRGDLLDEPAMLRALNEAIRTCDPDVIIGHNIFRFDLEYIATRAALHGIRLTWGRNGAAPHITANSRWALAEKVIDYPRWDVYGRHIIDTYFLVQLYDISLRSLESHGLKQVARHFGIAADERVYLEGNGIAATFDHDPELLYRYNLDDVRETLALFRLLGYPWFLQTRIFPYSFQNCPLRGNATRINALFLREYLHRGHAIPQRTGEAPAFEGGYTESAVQGVSGPIVHCDVASLYPSLMLAYRLGPVKDTLGLFLPMLAELRRFRLEAKRAARESAAESERHYYDALQQVFKVLINSFFGYLGAPLHNFSDPEAAAEVTRLGRLTIRSMIALLKAEGAVPVEVDTDGIYFRPPDSCVTEADEAALVERVSRGVPEGIEVEMDGRYRSMFAYKAKNYALLDYGGRVVIRGSGLRSRGLERYLREFMRDAITLLLTGSSADIERLYQGYLTRLRSRDLDVAWVARTETLNESPATYREKVEKGRRNPAAAFEIALASQRVYRAGDQVSYYVGGSGRDATAYEHCRPVSAFVPERPDINIPYYVDKLRHLKRRFEPYLPKEPTLFDL; the protein is encoded by the coding sequence ATGCAGATGAGCGATATGGGACATAACCCGTTACTGTTCGGCCATGACAACCGGACCGGCATCATTGCCGTGGAGCCGGCGGGTCCGTTTATGCGCCTCTTCTTCAGGACGGGCCACGGCGTTCAGTTCCATGACGAGCCGTTCCGCCCGTTCATCCTGCTCAGTGACCCGGCCCTGGTGAGCGGTTGCCGGGCGCCCTGCTCGGTGCGTCAACTGGCGGGCGACGATTTCTACCGGTTCCAGCTCCTGTTCGATTCGTGGGGCGATTGCCTGACGGCGCGGGACTTCCTGGCCGCCAAAACCGGGGTGCCGGCCGGCAGCGCCGCTGCCCCCTACCTGTTCATCTCCGACCTTTCCCATCAGTACCTGCTGGCCACCGGCGCTACGCTGTTCAAGGGACTGGAGTTCGGCGACCTGCGCTGCCTGGCGCTGGACATAGAAACCTACTGCGCCGAGGGGTTCGAGTTTTCGAACCCAAAACGCCGGGAAGACCGGATCGTCTCCATCGCCCTCAAGGATTCCCACGGCCAGGAAACCGTGCTGCGCGGCGACCTGCTCGACGAGCCGGCCATGCTCCGGGCGCTCAACGAGGCGATCCGGACCTGCGACCCGGATGTCATCATCGGCCACAACATCTTCCGGTTCGACCTGGAGTACATCGCCACGCGCGCCGCGCTGCACGGCATCCGCCTCACCTGGGGCCGTAACGGTGCCGCCCCCCACATCACGGCCAATTCCCGCTGGGCCCTGGCGGAGAAGGTCATCGACTATCCGCGGTGGGATGTGTACGGCCGTCATATCATCGATACCTATTTTCTGGTGCAGCTCTACGACATCTCGCTGCGCAGCCTGGAAAGCCACGGCCTGAAACAGGTGGCCCGGCATTTCGGCATCGCCGCGGACGAACGGGTCTATCTGGAGGGGAACGGGATTGCCGCAACCTTCGACCACGACCCGGAGTTGCTCTACCGCTATAACCTGGACGATGTACGCGAGACCCTGGCTCTGTTCCGCCTGCTGGGCTACCCCTGGTTCCTGCAGACCCGCATCTTCCCCTACTCCTTTCAGAACTGCCCCCTGCGGGGCAACGCAACCCGGATCAATGCGCTGTTTCTGCGGGAGTATCTGCACCGTGGCCATGCCATCCCCCAACGCACCGGCGAAGCGCCCGCCTTCGAGGGGGGATACACGGAGAGTGCGGTGCAGGGAGTCTCGGGGCCGATCGTCCATTGTGACGTGGCGTCGCTCTACCCCTCCCTGATGCTGGCCTACCGGCTCGGCCCGGTCAAGGATACCCTGGGGCTTTTCCTCCCGATGCTGGCGGAGCTGCGCCGCTTCCGGCTGGAGGCAAAGCGGGCCGCCCGGGAGAGCGCCGCCGAGAGCGAGCGTCACTACTACGATGCCCTGCAACAGGTCTTCAAGGTGCTGATCAATTCGTTTTTCGGCTACCTGGGGGCTCCGCTCCATAATTTTTCCGACCCCGAGGCCGCTGCCGAGGTCACCCGCCTGGGGCGTCTGACCATCAGGAGCATGATCGCGTTGCTGAAGGCGGAGGGGGCGGTGCCGGTGGAGGTGGATACGGACGGGATCTACTTCAGGCCGCCGGACTCGTGCGTTACGGAGGCCGACGAGGCGGCCCTCGTGGAACGGGTATCCCGGGGGGTTCCCGAAGGGATCGAGGTGGAGATGGACGGCAGGTACCGGTCCATGTTCGCCTACAAGGCCAAGAACTACGCCCTCCTGGACTACGGCGGCCGGGTCGTCATCAGGGGGAGCGGGCTCCGTTCCCGGGGGCTGGAACGTTACCTGCGGGAGTTCATGCGTGACGCCATTACGCTGCTCTTGACCGGCTCATCGGCGGATATAGAGCGGCTGTACCAGGGGTATCTGACCCGCCTTCGGTCCAGGGATCTGGATGTGGCATGGGTTGCCCGCACCGAGACGCTCAACGAGTCGCCGGCCACCTACCGGGAGAAGGTCGAAAAGGGGCGGCGCAACCCTGCCGCCGCCTTCGAGATCGCCCTGGCATCGCAGCGCGTCTACCGGGCCGGGGATCAGGTGAGCTACTATGTCGGCGGGTCGGGCCGGGACGCGACGGCGTACGAGCATTGCCGCCCCGTGAGCGCTTTCGTCCCCGAGCGCCCCGACATTAACATCCCCTACTACGTCGATAAGCTGCGCCATCTCAAACGGCGTTTCGAGCCATATCTCCCCAAGGAGCCAACGCTTTTCGACTTGTGA
- a CDS encoding nitroreductase family protein, producing the protein MQSSFWDAVKTRRSYYTISKERVATDERIEEIVGEAVKHVPSSFNSQSARVVILLGEQHDRLWDLTKDELRKIVPPESFPATEGKIDGAFRSGYGSILYFEETSVIEGLQQKFPLYKDNFPVWSNQSSGMLQFAIWTALEIEGFGATLQHYNPVIDEAVKTAWNIPATWKLMAQMPFGKPVSQPDEKEFQPCAERIRLFK; encoded by the coding sequence ATGCAGAGTTCATTTTGGGATGCCGTAAAGACGAGAAGATCCTACTACACTATCAGCAAAGAACGCGTCGCCACTGATGAGCGGATCGAGGAGATCGTGGGGGAGGCGGTGAAGCATGTGCCGTCATCGTTCAATTCGCAGAGCGCCCGGGTGGTCATCCTCCTTGGCGAACAGCATGATCGCTTGTGGGATCTGACCAAGGACGAATTGCGGAAGATTGTGCCGCCGGAGAGTTTTCCTGCCACTGAAGGCAAGATTGATGGAGCGTTTCGCAGCGGCTACGGTTCGATTCTCTATTTTGAAGAGACCAGCGTCATCGAGGGATTGCAGCAGAAGTTCCCGTTATACAAGGACAACTTCCCCGTCTGGTCCAACCAGTCCTCCGGCATGTTGCAGTTTGCCATCTGGACGGCTTTGGAGATCGAGGGATTCGGCGCCACATTGCAGCATTACAATCCGGTTATCGACGAGGCGGTAAAAACCGCCTGGAACATCCCGGCGACATGGAAACTGATGGCCCAGATGCCGTTCGGCAAGCCGGTTTCCCAGCCTGATGAGAAAGAGTTCCAACCTTGTGCGGAGCGGATAAGACTATTCAAATAG
- a CDS encoding peroxiredoxin gives MPVATLVTQQAPDFTADAVMPDNTFGQITISSLKGKNVILFFYPLDFTFVCPSEILAFNKKLDEFKKRNTEVIGVSIDSKFTHLAWKNTPVEDGGIGNIQYPLVSDLNKNIAREYGILFNESVALRGLFLIDTKGVIRHAVINDLPLGRNVAEALRMVDALQFVETHGDQVCPANWQEGDEAMKATEEGVATYLAKHAK, from the coding sequence ATGCCTGTCGCTACTCTCGTCACCCAACAAGCCCCCGATTTCACCGCCGATGCGGTCATGCCCGACAATACCTTCGGTCAGATCACCATATCCAGCCTCAAGGGCAAAAATGTCATCCTGTTTTTCTACCCGCTGGACTTCACCTTTGTCTGCCCGTCCGAGATCCTGGCCTTCAACAAGAAGCTGGATGAGTTCAAAAAGCGCAACACCGAGGTGATCGGCGTCTCCATAGACTCCAAATTCACCCACCTGGCCTGGAAAAACACCCCGGTCGAGGATGGCGGCATCGGCAATATCCAGTATCCGCTGGTATCCGACCTGAACAAGAACATCGCCAGGGAATACGGCATCCTTTTCAACGAATCCGTTGCCCTGCGCGGCCTCTTCCTGATCGATACCAAGGGCGTCATCCGCCACGCGGTCATCAACGACCTGCCGTTGGGCCGCAATGTGGCTGAGGCACTGCGCATGGTGGATGCCCTCCAGTTCGTCGAAACCCACGGCGACCAGGTCTGCCCGGCCAACTGGCAGGAAGGCGACGAAGCCATGAAGGCGACAGAGGAAGGGGTTGCCACCTACCTTGCCAAACACGCCAAATAG